In one window of Candidatus Scalindua sp. DNA:
- a CDS encoding small basic protein: MSIDKSLSNKGKLTRHRSVLTRSERIKVLTKEGVLEEGRSVFGLPKVKTIKIRKKGKPSKEKGEEATSGAGKKEKAK; encoded by the coding sequence ATGAGTATTGATAAGAGTCTTTCAAACAAAGGCAAATTAACAAGGCATAGAAGCGTGTTAACCAGATCAGAACGTATTAAGGTATTAACAAAAGAAGGAGTTTTGGAGGAGGGGAGATCTGTGTTTGGTTTGCCTAAAGTGAAAACCATCAAGATTCGCAAGAAGGGAAAACCTTCTAAGGAAAAGGGTGAAGAGGCGACTTCTGGTGCGGGGAAAAAGGAAAAAGCCAAGTAA
- a CDS encoding aminotransferase class I/II-fold pyridoxal phosphate-dependent enzyme: protein MISDRMQGFEASGIRKVFDLAQKIKNPVNLSIGQPDFDVPDEIKEEAVRAIKSGFNRYTITQGIPELSEKILKQAKLEKGIIADDIMITSGVAGALTLAFLVLINPGDEVLVPDPYFVSFKHLIKFCGGDIKFIDTYPEFELTPSRILSCISSRTKMLLINSPSNPTGAVCRPEHLVEICEIAKKYNLIIISDEIYSRFVYDTTCQSIGMLHENTLTCQGFSKSYAMTGWRLGSVIGPKKIINEMIKLQQYTYICAPSFAQIAGVKALDVDISKYIDDYKEKRDFVYNGLKKNYRLTKPDGAFYLFPQVPWGTDEEFATRAIEKKLLLIPGSVFSEKKSHFRLSYAASFETLEQGVEILNTLATR, encoded by the coding sequence ATGATTTCAGATAGAATGCAGGGATTTGAAGCTTCTGGAATAAGAAAAGTTTTTGATCTGGCTCAGAAGATAAAAAACCCTGTTAACCTGAGCATTGGACAGCCTGATTTTGATGTACCTGATGAGATTAAAGAAGAGGCTGTCCGGGCGATAAAAAGTGGTTTTAACAGATATACAATTACCCAGGGAATTCCCGAGCTGAGCGAAAAAATTCTCAAGCAGGCAAAGCTTGAGAAGGGGATAATTGCCGATGATATAATGATAACATCGGGTGTTGCCGGGGCACTGACCTTGGCCTTCCTGGTCCTCATTAATCCAGGAGATGAGGTTCTCGTACCCGATCCTTATTTTGTATCTTTTAAGCATCTTATTAAATTTTGTGGTGGTGATATAAAATTTATTGATACGTACCCGGAGTTTGAACTTACCCCTTCCCGGATCTTGTCCTGCATAAGTTCCCGCACGAAAATGCTTCTCATTAACAGCCCCTCAAATCCAACAGGTGCGGTTTGCAGACCGGAACATCTTGTTGAAATCTGCGAGATTGCAAAAAAATATAATTTAATAATCATATCTGATGAGATTTATAGCAGATTCGTTTATGACACTACCTGCCAAAGTATTGGAATGCTCCATGAAAATACCCTTACTTGTCAAGGTTTTTCTAAGTCGTATGCAATGACAGGTTGGCGCCTGGGAAGTGTGATAGGTCCGAAAAAGATTATAAATGAGATGATAAAACTCCAGCAATATACCTATATCTGCGCTCCTTCATTTGCACAGATCGCAGGCGTCAAGGCCTTGGATGTTGATATAAGTAAGTATATAGATGATTATAAAGAGAAACGTGATTTTGTTTATAATGGTCTTAAGAAAAATTATAGACTAACTAAACCTGATGGTGCATTTTACCTTTTTCCACAAGTTCCCTGGGGTACAGATGAAGAGTTTGCTACTCGTGCAATTGAAAAAAAATTGTTACTTATCCCTGGTAGTGTATTTTCAGAAAAAAAATCCCATTTCAGATTATCGTATGCCGCATCATTTGAGACATTGGAGCAGGGAGTTGAAATCTTAAATACTTTGGCAACTCGATAG